In the Geitlerinema sp. PCC 9228 genome, one interval contains:
- the thiM gene encoding hydroxyethylthiazole kinase produces the protein MTSQLDAQSVFSTLKTIRYNQPLIHNITNLVVMNSSANALLALGASPVMAHALREVRDMVTISSALVANIGTLSADWVEAMDLAMQQARDSHKPIVLDPVGAGATPYRTQVTRRLLASNPVTVVRGNASEIAALVSDESTTKGVDATQPSQNAQEAARILVKQYDCTVVVSGAVDTICDRHQTLHIANGHPLMAKVTGMGCNTSAFIAACLSVTSPPPIAAATAMAVAGIAGEIAAEKAAGPGSLAVHFLDVLYNLDEADIRQRLHCY, from the coding sequence ATGACCTCCCAACTCGACGCTCAGTCGGTATTTTCTACCCTAAAAACCATCCGCTACAACCAACCCCTCATTCACAACATCACCAACTTGGTGGTCATGAACTCTTCCGCCAATGCCTTGCTGGCTTTGGGAGCTTCTCCCGTCATGGCCCATGCTTTGCGAGAAGTGCGGGATATGGTAACCATTTCCTCGGCGTTGGTGGCGAATATTGGTACTTTAAGTGCCGACTGGGTGGAAGCCATGGACCTGGCTATGCAGCAAGCCAGAGATAGCCACAAACCCATCGTACTCGATCCGGTGGGCGCTGGTGCCACCCCCTATCGGACCCAGGTAACCCGCCGGCTGCTGGCAAGTAACCCAGTTACCGTCGTTCGCGGCAATGCTTCTGAAATTGCGGCCCTTGTTAGCGACGAAAGCACCACCAAAGGCGTCGATGCAACGCAACCTTCTCAAAATGCCCAGGAAGCCGCTCGCATTTTGGTCAAACAGTACGATTGTACCGTAGTGGTGAGCGGGGCTGTCGATACCATTTGCGATCGCCACCAAACTTTACACATTGCCAACGGTCATCCTTTAATGGCGAAAGTCACCGGCATGGGATGCAACACTTCCGCTTTTATTGCCGCCTGCCTGAGCGTTACCTCTCCTCCCCCGATTGCTGCTGCCACCGCCATGGCCGTTGCCGGGATTGCCGGAGAAATAGCAGCCGAGAAAGCAGCAGGACCGGGGAGCCTGGCGGTACATTTTTTGGATGTTTTGTACAATTTAGATGAGGCAGATATTCGCCAACGGCTACACTGCTATTAA
- a CDS encoding EAL domain-containing protein — MKNTTASFANHQAKKSAMNAFQGSHSCHNAGDRLPSMPNLSDILEGTVREAAAYLGVDRVFIYRLPKDRCSKVIAEACQQERLPSLLGQNLPTALLPQQVRSAPKQGCQWEIVDVDAQQKTMLGVESIAEGIHQSHECSQVTRDTMYRASVDPDRLQLLLEYQVQTSLTVPIWQQKNLWGILFVHHSQTYFFSQHQLQFLQTIINRISTAIAQGEQSQIGQFLDMENTKTQVNGNGKHLFAIEGSYANEEQQKQLLLEAELRQAIAREEFLLYYQPQIDLKTGEISGLEALIRWQHPRRGLISPKEFIPVAEETGLICQIGEWVLHTACQQHQEWLAQGVAPVPIAVNLSARQFQRPDLVDNILDILAQTQMDPKYLEIEITESTAVRDVPFTIQILQQLQQAGIRISIDDFGTGYSSLNAIKNFPVDTLKIDRCFVRDLMSDSTDVAIAKTIIALGQGLNMRVLAEGVETPEQMELLRSLQCDFVQGYLFGKPMNREAAASLLQRHLFVDNNWQGTLAPFATSPGEMEIEFDSSSSTPQTSPNYLANGHLPFHCDPIVQHQVRLLYRKNQKLQEQLRKYQELEASWKQQFKREQLVAQMTQKIHQSLNLKDILNATVTQVREFLQADRVMVYRFQPDYRGKVVVESTAENVPSLLGMIINDNCFREKYVSAYKQGKILAVDNIYDSHFSPCHIEFLEQFQVKANLILPIIHEDHLWGLIFVHQCHQSRHWQESEIQLLSILANQTAIAIHQAQLYQQLQAANQELHHLAIVDGLTGVANRRYFDEYLYQQWQTLCQRNAPLSLILCDLDQFKEYNDTFGHQAGDEALKQVADAMERSVKRSTEMVARYGGEEFAIILPHTDSAAAMRIAEEIRVRVRALDFSPSDNSVGRNLTLSLGVATMVPDALSSPENLVAKADQALYVAKSEGRDRVVWQDSSWSPESKDGPSSDRVAS, encoded by the coding sequence ATGAAAAACACTACGGCCAGTTTTGCCAACCATCAAGCCAAAAAGAGTGCCATGAACGCATTCCAAGGAAGTCATTCGTGCCATAACGCGGGCGATCGCTTGCCATCCATGCCTAATTTATCCGACATTCTAGAGGGAACCGTGCGAGAAGCGGCTGCTTATTTGGGTGTCGATCGAGTTTTTATTTACCGCCTGCCAAAAGATCGCTGCAGTAAAGTAATAGCGGAGGCTTGCCAGCAAGAACGATTACCCTCTTTATTGGGTCAGAATTTACCAACGGCGTTGCTTCCCCAACAGGTCCGTTCCGCGCCAAAGCAAGGCTGTCAGTGGGAAATTGTAGATGTAGATGCCCAGCAGAAAACTATGTTGGGGGTAGAGTCCATTGCTGAGGGGATCCACCAATCCCACGAATGCAGCCAAGTGACCAGGGATACCATGTATCGCGCTTCTGTGGACCCCGATCGCTTGCAACTGCTACTAGAGTATCAGGTTCAAACCTCCCTAACGGTCCCCATTTGGCAGCAAAAAAATTTGTGGGGCATTTTGTTCGTTCACCACAGCCAAACCTACTTTTTCTCCCAACACCAACTGCAATTTTTACAAACGATTATCAATCGCATCTCTACCGCGATCGCCCAAGGAGAACAATCCCAAATCGGGCAGTTTTTAGACATGGAGAATACGAAGACTCAGGTCAACGGTAATGGCAAACACCTCTTTGCTATCGAGGGTAGCTATGCCAACGAAGAACAACAAAAACAGCTGCTGCTTGAGGCAGAACTGCGTCAAGCGATCGCGCGCGAAGAATTTCTCCTGTACTACCAACCGCAAATCGACTTGAAAACCGGCGAAATTTCCGGTCTGGAAGCATTAATTCGCTGGCAACATCCTCGACGGGGATTGATTTCTCCCAAAGAATTTATTCCCGTTGCTGAAGAAACCGGTTTGATTTGTCAAATCGGCGAGTGGGTATTGCATACCGCTTGCCAGCAACATCAGGAATGGCTTGCTCAAGGTGTAGCACCAGTTCCTATTGCCGTGAATTTGTCCGCCAGACAGTTCCAGCGTCCGGATTTGGTAGACAATATTTTAGACATCCTGGCGCAAACCCAGATGGACCCGAAATATCTGGAAATTGAAATCACCGAAAGCACCGCCGTTCGGGATGTTCCCTTTACCATTCAGATTTTACAGCAGCTGCAGCAAGCCGGCATCCGAATTTCCATTGACGATTTTGGAACCGGGTATTCTTCCCTCAATGCCATCAAAAACTTTCCCGTGGATACTCTCAAAATTGACCGCTGCTTTGTCCGGGATTTGATGAGCGATTCTACAGATGTGGCGATCGCGAAAACCATTATTGCCTTGGGTCAAGGACTCAACATGCGGGTATTGGCAGAAGGCGTGGAAACCCCCGAACAAATGGAACTGCTGCGATCGCTGCAATGCGACTTCGTGCAAGGATACTTGTTTGGGAAACCCATGAATCGGGAGGCAGCTGCTTCCTTGCTGCAAAGACACCTGTTTGTAGATAACAACTGGCAGGGAACCCTTGCTCCCTTTGCCACTTCCCCCGGCGAAATGGAGATCGAATTTGACAGCAGCAGTTCGACGCCACAAACCTCCCCAAATTACCTAGCCAACGGCCACCTTCCTTTTCACTGCGACCCCATTGTCCAGCATCAGGTACGCTTGCTGTACCGCAAAAACCAAAAACTGCAAGAACAACTGCGCAAATATCAAGAATTGGAAGCTTCTTGGAAGCAACAATTTAAGCGGGAACAGCTGGTGGCGCAAATGACCCAGAAAATCCACCAGTCCCTGAACTTGAAAGATATTCTCAACGCTACCGTTACCCAAGTGCGGGAGTTTTTGCAAGCCGACCGGGTGATGGTCTATCGCTTCCAACCAGACTATCGGGGAAAAGTGGTGGTTGAGTCTACTGCCGAAAATGTCCCATCCCTACTAGGAATGATTATTAACGACAACTGTTTCCGGGAAAAATATGTTTCTGCCTACAAGCAAGGGAAAATTTTGGCGGTGGACAATATTTACGACTCCCATTTCTCCCCTTGCCACATTGAGTTTTTGGAACAGTTCCAAGTCAAAGCCAATTTGATTTTGCCAATTATCCACGAAGACCACCTGTGGGGATTGATTTTCGTCCACCAATGCCACCAATCCCGCCACTGGCAGGAGTCGGAAATTCAACTGCTTTCCATTCTCGCCAATCAAACCGCGATCGCCATTCATCAGGCGCAACTATACCAGCAACTGCAAGCTGCCAACCAGGAACTTCACCACCTCGCCATTGTAGATGGACTTACTGGGGTGGCCAATCGCCGCTATTTCGACGAGTATCTGTACCAGCAGTGGCAAACCCTCTGTCAGAGAAATGCTCCCCTTTCCTTAATTTTGTGCGATTTGGACCAATTTAAAGAGTACAACGATACCTTTGGACATCAAGCCGGCGACGAAGCCTTGAAACAAGTAGCCGATGCTATGGAACGGTCGGTGAAACGGTCTACGGAGATGGTAGCGCGTTACGGTGGCGAAGAATTTGCTATTATTTTGCCCCATACCGATAGTGCCGCTGCTATGAGAATAGCCGAAGAAATTAGAGTGCGGGTACGAGCTTTGGACTTCTCGCCATCCGACAATTCGGTAGGACGCAATCTGACGTTAAGTTTGGGGGTTGCTACCATGGTTCCCGATGCCTTGTCTTCGCCAGAAAACTTGGTGGCTAAGGCAGACCAAGCTCTGTACGTCGCTAAATCGGAAGGACGCGATCGCGTGGTGTGGCAAGATAGTAGCTGGTCGCCAGAGTCAAAAGATGGTCCCAGCAGCGATCGAGTGGCTTCTTGA
- a CDS encoding 1-acyl-sn-glycerol-3-phosphate acyltransferase, with the protein MTFSTYQPESLLDKRDPEMIQSMLPFWEFLYHLYFRVETDGWHHIPERGSVLFVGSHNGGLAAPDMHMFLVDWYRRFGVQRNAYGLMQREVLTSPDAAASAARMGALPAEPRIAAAALRRGAPVLVYPGGIDDVFRPYSQRHRIELAGRKGFIKLALRENVPIIPLVSLGAHETLMVLTDCKDLMGVLRQQGLIDASTPITRVFPIYLGLPWGLAAGAAPNIPLPRKIYTRVCSPIDFERSGRKAARDRKYVDACYEQVRQHMQAALDDLVVRSREGG; encoded by the coding sequence ATGACTTTTTCAACTTACCAACCAGAATCCCTCTTAGACAAACGCGATCCCGAAATGATTCAATCGATGCTCCCCTTTTGGGAATTTTTGTATCACTTATACTTCCGCGTAGAAACCGACGGTTGGCATCACATTCCCGAACGGGGAAGCGTTTTATTTGTTGGTTCCCACAACGGCGGTTTGGCAGCCCCTGATATGCACATGTTTTTGGTTGATTGGTATCGCCGCTTTGGGGTGCAACGAAATGCCTACGGTTTGATGCAGCGGGAAGTGTTGACCTCTCCAGATGCAGCAGCGTCGGCAGCGAGAATGGGGGCACTCCCGGCGGAACCTAGAATTGCGGCAGCGGCCCTACGTCGTGGGGCACCGGTTTTGGTGTATCCTGGGGGCATCGATGATGTATTTCGTCCTTACAGCCAGCGCCATCGTATTGAGTTAGCCGGCCGTAAGGGGTTTATTAAATTGGCTCTGCGGGAGAACGTTCCTATTATTCCTTTGGTATCCCTAGGCGCTCACGAAACTTTAATGGTTTTGACGGATTGTAAGGATTTGATGGGGGTTTTGCGACAGCAAGGATTGATTGATGCCAGTACACCCATTACCCGCGTATTTCCTATTTATTTGGGTTTGCCTTGGGGATTGGCGGCGGGAGCAGCTCCCAATATTCCCCTGCCTAGAAAAATCTATACCCGCGTTTGTTCTCCTATTGATTTTGAGCGTTCTGGGAGAAAAGCCGCACGCGATCGCAAATACGTGGATGCCTGTTACGAGCAAGTTCGACAGCATATGCAAGCTGCGTTGGACGATCTGGTGGTTCGTTCGCGAGAGGGGGGATAG